The DNA region TAGGGAAGTCGCGGGGGGCAGCCCAAGGTCAGTTGCCCCCGATTGCTAGCGTGCGGTTAGAATCGGGGCAGCAGGAACCGCAGCCATGCCAGAACCGCCGACGACCGACGACCCGCGGATCGACCCCCTAAGCGTACGCGCCCAACGCCCCGAAACGACCCTGGACGCCAAGACGGCCGAGCCCGCCTGCGTCGAGCCGCCGGACGGCTGGGAGCACGTCGGGTTCACGATCGCGTTCGGAGGGGGGGTGTACCTCGGCCTCGGGGCGACGCTGCTGTATGTGGTGTACTTGCTAGCAGACCCCTACGCGAAATACCAAAGCCTGAGCTCGCTCGCGACAGCGGCGGCGTTCTTGATCGCTCTCGCTCCGATGGCGATCGTCTTCGGCTTTCTCTTCACGGGCTTCTTTTGCCTGTGGACCCTGCTGCTCGTAAGGGGAGTGCTCGCGACTCTTGACTGGCGACCGGGGTGGGACCGGCTGGGCGCCTTCGGCGGCGGGCTGGTCGGGCTGATCTGCACCGCCTGGCCGCTCGTGCTGCGGCCCATCGACCCCTACCTGAGGAACACGCAGGACGCGGCGATGTTGATCGCGGCCGGCCCCGTACTGGCGACGCTCGTCGGTCAGTTTTTCGGAGGGCTAGCCGGGGTCCACATCGTCAAGTCTCAGCGGCTCATCGCGGACCTGCGGGGCTTGTCTGTCAGCGAACCGTGTCGGGGGCTCCGCGTCTCGATCAAACAGTTGATGGGGGTCACGGCGTGGGTGTGCGTGGGCTTGGGCGCGGCGCGTGCAATGGGCGTGATGAATGCCGAGTTGCTGGTGCTGCTGAGTGTCTGGTCGCCGCTGCAGTTCTTGTCCGCCAAGCTGATGGTCCGCTGGGCTTGGTTCTTTGACCGGCGGCGCCTCGTGTGGCTCGGCAGAGAGAAGCCCAGGCACGGGTCGGGACGCGTGCCGCGCCTGGACGCGGGTTGAGCGATCCAACGGAAACACACCATGCACAACCCGCCCCCCGACCCGGCTCAGGAAGACTACTGGGCGCCGCACCAGCTCCCGCCGACGCCCACCACCCCGTACGCGGCCCCGAAGTTCGACGCCCCCGGGGTGTTCGAGAAGCACAGGCCCCCCGGCGACGACCCCGATCCGACGGACGACTGGCTCTACCTCGGCGGCAGGATTGCGCTCGCGGGGGGATGCTACCCGCTGGTGCTCCTATGCCTGATGCTGGTGTGGGGCGGCGTGGTGTTCGCGGCGGAACTAGCGGCCGGCGACGTGCGGTTCGACGTGGACGCCTTTTTGGGGGGAGCGATGCTGATGCTGAGCATCGCCGTCGCATCTGGCTTGTTCGGGCTCTTCTGGTGCGCCGCGGCCGCGCTCGCGGTGCACGGCGTGGTGGCGCTGGTGCTCCGGTCGCTCCAGTGGCGGCCGCGCTGGGACCGGCTCGGCACGTTTTGTGGCGGGCTTGTGGCGCTCGTCTGCCTGGGGTGGCCCGCGGTGTTCTTCAATAGTCCGACCCGTGACGGTTGGACGTTCGACGCGCTGATCTTCTTCGCCGCGGGCCCGGGCCTGGGGACGATCATCGGCCAAGCGTTCGGCGCCGCGGCCGGCATCAGAAACCTTGCCGGCCACGGCGTGGCGAAGCGGCTAGAGTACTTCCGCACCGCCGCGCCCCGCGCCGAGCCGTTCCGGTTCTCCTTGATGCAGGCGATGTGGCTGACGTTCTGGCTGTGCATCGGGCTGACCCTGCTGCGGGCGACCAACGCGGCGTCCGTGGGCTTGGTCGCCCTGGTTTGCTTGTGGCTCCCCTTTCAAACCGTGACCGGCATGGCCGTGCTGTGGCTCGCCTGGAGGAGAGAACGCTGGCTGTTGGGGCTGCCCCGCGGCACGCCGGTGTGATGGGCCGCGTGAGAGATTAGATTGACATCAGGCAGCACCACCAATGTCTCCACACAAGAAGCAAAGCACCGACGCGCCCGAACCCAGCAACGGGTTCGCGAGCGCTGCCCCTGCGTTGGACGAGCACAAGCTGGCGCTCGATCTAGCGCAGGTGCGCGCCCAGCGAGCGGAAGCCCGGTCCCGTGTCGGGTTGGACGGGTCGGCGCGGGTCGACCCGGCGGACGGCTGGTTGTTCCTCGGCGCCATGATCGCACTCGGCGGGGGCGTCTACCCTTGTGTCGCGACGTTCATCTTCCTGGCGTGGTTCGTCGCGGGCGTCGCGGTCGGCTGGCTGATGGGCGTTCCGCTGCGGGTCGACTTGCCAGGCTTGTTCGACTTGTTTGCCTTGTTGCCCGCCTTCGTGATTGGGTGCTTCTTTGCGGGGTTCGTCTCGGTATGGACACTGCTGCTGAGCAAGCTGTTCCTGGCGACCCTGGGCTGGCGGCCGGGGTGGGATCGCCTGGGCGTTGCTCTGGGGGGGCTCGTCGGGCTTGTTTGCACGGCGTGGCCGATCGCCTCGGGGAGCGCCTTCTTCTCCTTTGAGATGACTTCCGAGTTCTGGGCCTTCCTGGCGTTGGGTCCCGGCGTAGCGACGCTGGTCGGACAGTTCTTTGGCGCATTGGGGGGCGTCAGGAACCTGAAGGAACAGGAGCTGTTGGACGCGCGGCATGGCCGCGTGAACCCGCCGGCGGCCGAGGCCCGGCGCGTCTCGATCAAGCAGCTGCTGCTGATCACGGCCTGGGCGAGCGTCTGCCTGACCGCGGCCAAGGCCGCCGGGCTGATGACCGCCGGAACGCTGGGGCTGCTGTGCCTCGCGCCGCCGCTGCAGTTCCTGAGCGGCCGGCTGATGCTGCGGTTGGCGCGGCGATACGATCGGTGGGCCGACGCGCGGAAAGCACGGCGGCGGAAACGAGCAGTCGCCCGCCCCGAGGCTCAAGCGGCCGCACCCCGCCCAAACGACTGAACCGATCCGACATGCGCCCTTTCCCCGGCGCCGCGGTTAGAATCGGGAGAGGAGCCGCGGCTATGCAACCAGCGCCAACCGCCAACGACGCCAACGACGCCAACGACGAAACCGACCCGCGGCTAGAGGGCGCCCCGGAGTACCCGTCGCCGCTGTGGGAACCAGCCGGGGTGCGGGCCAAGCGTGGTCAGGTGATCCTCAAGCCCGGGATGGAGGTTCCTGAGGGTCCTCCCGGACCGCCCCCGGGAAAGTGGACACACCTGGTAGGCATGCTCGCCCTGGCGGGCGCCGCGTACCCGCCGCTCCTTGCGGCGGGGTTCATCCTGTTCGCGGTCCCTTGGCTGGCACTTACAGAACCGACGTTCGATGTCTACGCCTTGGGCGGCTGCTTGGGGGGCGCCGTGATGTTCGGGGGATGTGGAGTCTGGGTCGGCTTGATCGTCTCGGCTCTTGTCTCGTCGCTGTTTTGCGCTCTCGTCCGCTTGTATCTGCGTTCTGTGGATTGGACCCCCCGTTGGGATCGCCTCGGCGTCTTCTGCGGCGGGCTGATCGCGCTCCTCTGCCTGGGTTGGCCCTTTTGTCTGGTGGAGCGCGGATCAGACCCCGGATGGATCATGCCGGCCGCCCTGGTCTATTTCGCCGCGGGGCCGGGGCTAGGGACGATCGTCGGCCAGTCGTTCGGCGGGTTGGCGGGGATCAACAACCTTGCCGGTCACACCTTGGCGGAGCGGACAGAGTTCTTCCAAACCCACCCGCCCCCTGCTGAGCCATTCCGGTTCTCATTGATGCACGCGATGTGGCTAACGACCTGGATCTGTGTGGGGCTTGGCCTGGCGCGGGTGGCCGGCGCATTCTCCTTCCGCCTGATTGCGCTGGCGTGCCTGTGGCTGCCGTTTCAGATGGTCACCAGCAGCCTAGTGTTGGCCACCCTGTGGAGTCGCGAGCGGCGTCGCCTCGACGCGTGCGAGCAGCGCCCCCACGTTCCACGTGACACAACCGTCCAACCTCCCCCGTTTCACGTGGAACACCAATCCCCCGCAGACTGCGCCCGCGTTTCACGTGGAACATCGGGGAGATGAACAGTAGGGTGCACGCAGTGCACCGGCGGTAGAGTGGTGGCTGCTGCTGAGGTGCTGGTGCACTGCGTGCACCCTACACGCGTTACTCGAGCGGGTTGATCACCAGCCCGCTCAGCACCTTCGGGTAGAAGTAGGTGCTCTTGGCCGGCATGCGTTCGCCGGCGTTGGAGAGGATGCGGATGTCTTCTACCGTGGCGGGCATGACGATCGCCGCCAGGTTGAAATGGCCCCCGGTGGCCTGCTGGCCGGTGAGGTCGCGGCCGGTGTCGTCGCCGTGCGTGAGGCCGTGCACCACCTCGTCGATGGCCCGGACGTACTTGGGCGCCGGGGCGTCGGCGGCCTGCAGCAGCGTGTCAATTATCAGCCGGTGCAGCAGGCTCACCCCCAGCCGCTGCCAGGCGGGGGTGTGGTCGGTGGAGGCCTCGGCCATCCGCTTGCGGCCGGCGTCCGTGATGCGGCACAGCGTCCACGCCTGGTCGGCCGCGGTGTACAGGGCCAGCGTCCCCTGGTCGTCTTCCATCTCCACCTGCTCCCACACTCCGGGCGCCCCGCCGGGGCCCGTGCCCGCGGGCTCGTAGGAGAAGCAGTCGCCCAGCTTGGCCTGAAGCTGAGCGGCGCTCATCGCCGGCAGGCCGCGGAACAACCGGTGGGTGGGAAGCACGATCATCCCCGGGTCGCTCATCGAGACGCACATCATCAGCACGCTCTGGGCCGGGTGGTCGGCGGGCAGGTCCGTGCCGTGCTCGGCGCGCCACTCGGCGGCGACCTCGTCGCGGTAGTTGCAGGCGGTCTCGTAGCGGTGGTGGCCGTCCGCGATGTAGAGCGGCAGGTCGGTCATCAGCGCCGCGAGTTCGTTTTGAACGTCGGGGTCGGTCACCGGCCACAGGCGGTTGAGCACCCCCAGGTGGTCGGTGGCTTCGAGCGCGGTCTGCCCGATGATCGCCGTGTCGAGCAGCGTCTGGGCCGCGTTGTCCGGGTCGGGGTAGAGGCCGAAGATCTGCGACAGGTTCGCCCGGCAGGCCCGCCACAGTTTGAGCCGGTCCGCCTTGGCGCCGCCGTGGGTCTCTTCGTGGGGGTAGACATTGCCCTCGCCAAACCGGGTGAGCCGGCAGCGGCACATGAACCCGCGGCGGGTGAACTCGCGCCCCTGCTCCGTGAACTGCTGGTGGTAGACATAGATCGCGGGGTCCCCCTCGGTGAACAGCACCCCGTCGCGTGTCCACGTACGCAGCAGCCGCGCGGCGCGGGTGTAGCGGTTCTCGCCGTCGTTGTCGCCGGGCTGGTCCTTGTTCAGGATCAGCCGCACCACGTTCTCTGGGTGGCGGTCGTAGAGCTGCTGTTGCAGTTGGGCGTCGATCACGTCGTACGGCGGGGCGACCACGTCCGAGAGGGCGCCCACGCGGGCGAGGTCGTAACGCTGGCCGCGGAAGGGGGTAAGGTGCGGCATGGGACCGTGGCGGGGGTTCGGGGCGAGGGGCGAGCCCTCAGTTTATGGCGCCCGGCAGAGGGCCGAAATCCCCAGTGCTTTCCCCAAAGCAGCGGCCTACAATAGTAGGGATGCACCCGAACAAGCACATCCGCGCGGCGATCAAGTACGCCGTCTCGATGGGTTGGAGAGTGAAACAGCCCGCGAGCCACGCCTACTGCCGGCTGCTTTGTTCGCACGGGCACAGACTCTGCAAGTTCTCCGTTTGGTCGACTCCGCGAAACCCTGAAGATCATGCCCGCGACATCGTGCGTCGCGTAAACCAATGCCCCGGAGGGTTGCCCGATGACGCCTGAGTTTTACTTGATCCTGAGAAGCGACGACATCGGGGACGACCTCGAAGACGCGGTCTTCGAGGCCGGCTTCGATGACGCGATGCTCACGATGCGTGCCGGCCACGCGGCCATCTGGGTCTGCCATCGGCCGGGCGAGCTCTCAGCGCTGGTGCGCGAAGCGCTCGCCCAAGCGAAGCGTGGGGGACTCGAAGTGCTGCACGTCGAGATTGAGAACGAGGTATTCGCTTAGCCAAGAGGGCGCCTCTCCCGAACCTACCCCGCCGGCCAGCCCTCTAGCTCAAACTTCTTCTGCACGTTCGCGGTGTGCTCGCCGTAGTGCCGCTCCATCTGCTGCAACAGTCGCCGCAGCGTCCAGCGGCTGCCGGGGGCGCGGGCGTCCGGATCGACCCCGTCCAGCAAGTAGGCGAAGCGGCGGACGAAGGCGGCCGAGCGCTCCATCTGGCGCGCCTCTTCGGCGCCGTCCCAGTCGGGGTGGGCCGGCCGGTACTTGTCCGGCATCTGCGCCGGGTTCAGGTCGATCGCTGCGATCTCTGGATCGAGCGCCGCGTAGATCTGCGAGAAGAACCCGAGCTGCCGACCCGTCATGTGCTCCGCGTTCCAGCGCGGCGTGTGCGACCCGTTCGGCGGTCGCCAACTCATCTGCTCTTGCGAGAGCTTGGCGAACACCCCCTGCGAAGCCTCGCCCGCGGACTGCATCCGGTCCATGAGCGCGGCCAGCTCGCCGCTGGGCCGCCACGGCTCGTAGCCCAGCACCACGACGCGTGTTGAGGTCTCGTCGTCGCCGTCCGCGGCGCTGACGGCCAGGGTGTTGACCACGGGCCGATCGACCTCCCAGCGGTCACCGACCGCGGCGAGAAAAGAGTCGATCGGCTCGAGCGGAATCTTCAGCCGGTCGGTCTTGTAGTGGATGGGGACGACGTAGCGCGGGTTGAGTTGTTCGACGATTGTTACTGCCGCGTCGCTTTCAACACTCAAGATCAGTACATCGACCGTGCCGAGCTGAGCAACTTGTGAGTCAGTGAGCTTCGATTGCCCGAGGTCCCCGCAATGGACGATGTTCACCCCATCAACAACGATCGAGAACACCGCGGTGGCTCCGCGATCGGCGCCTTGTCGTTCGTCGT from Pirellulimonas nuda includes:
- a CDS encoding MBL fold metallo-hydrolase, whose protein sequence is MLLAAAQHSAAEFTHPKPVAVRWWGQGMVSVETFGNLTVVIDPYGGDIGYDLPELSADLVLVTHEHADHNNVGGVGGGPVIVRGLNDAGAVRELHHLLDRPPTTSKVIWRSNTKADSAKTSKDAVGVRSVSAWHDERQGADRGATAVFSIVVDGVNIVHCGDLGQSKLTDSQVAQLGTVDVLILSVESDAAVTIVEQLNPRYVVPIHYKTDRLKIPLEPIDSFLAAVGDRWEVDRPVVNTLAVSAADGDDETSTRVVVLGYEPWRPSGELAALMDRMQSAGEASQGVFAKLSQEQMSWRPPNGSHTPRWNAEHMTGRQLGFFSQIYAALDPEIAAIDLNPAQMPDKYRPAHPDWDGAEEARQMERSAAFVRRFAYLLDGVDPDARAPGSRWTLRRLLQQMERHYGEHTANVQKKFELEGWPAG
- a CDS encoding DUF1015 domain-containing protein; protein product: MPHLTPFRGQRYDLARVGALSDVVAPPYDVIDAQLQQQLYDRHPENVVRLILNKDQPGDNDGENRYTRAARLLRTWTRDGVLFTEGDPAIYVYHQQFTEQGREFTRRGFMCRCRLTRFGEGNVYPHEETHGGAKADRLKLWRACRANLSQIFGLYPDPDNAAQTLLDTAIIGQTALEATDHLGVLNRLWPVTDPDVQNELAALMTDLPLYIADGHHRYETACNYRDEVAAEWRAEHGTDLPADHPAQSVLMMCVSMSDPGMIVLPTHRLFRGLPAMSAAQLQAKLGDCFSYEPAGTGPGGAPGVWEQVEMEDDQGTLALYTAADQAWTLCRITDAGRKRMAEASTDHTPAWQRLGVSLLHRLIIDTLLQAADAPAPKYVRAIDEVVHGLTHGDDTGRDLTGQQATGGHFNLAAIVMPATVEDIRILSNAGERMPAKSTYFYPKVLSGLVINPLE